One Niabella beijingensis DNA window includes the following coding sequences:
- a CDS encoding electron transfer flavoprotein subunit alpha/FixB family protein, whose translation MSVLIFIDINEEGTVKKTSLEALTYGSKLAQQLSVPAEGVVLAPVTEDLAALGKYGVTTIHQVQQEALKHFDAQAYSSAIAQVAEKTGATVLVFSNNTDGKALAPRLSARLKAGLVSGAVALPEAGAGFTVKKSVFSGKAFANIKINTPVKIITLNPNAFPVEPGEGAANVVPAEVSVSAPKVKVVSVNRQTADVPLAEAERVVSGGRGMKGPENWGILEDLAAALNAALACSRPVADAHWRPHNEHVGQTGGAIAPNLYVAVGISGAIQHLAGVNRSKVIVVINKDPEAPFFKAADYGIVGDLFEVVPKLTEAIKQFKS comes from the coding sequence TCTGTTTTAATATTCATCGATATCAATGAGGAAGGTACCGTCAAAAAGACTTCGCTTGAGGCGCTGACTTACGGATCTAAACTGGCGCAGCAGCTGAGCGTACCTGCCGAAGGGGTGGTGCTTGCTCCCGTAACGGAAGACCTTGCCGCATTAGGCAAGTATGGTGTTACAACCATTCACCAGGTACAGCAGGAAGCCTTAAAGCACTTTGATGCCCAGGCATACAGCAGTGCCATTGCGCAGGTGGCTGAAAAAACCGGTGCCACGGTCCTGGTATTCTCCAATAATACCGATGGAAAAGCACTGGCGCCCCGGTTGTCGGCCCGCTTAAAGGCCGGGTTGGTATCCGGTGCGGTGGCCCTGCCCGAAGCCGGTGCAGGATTTACAGTGAAAAAATCGGTTTTTTCGGGTAAAGCATTTGCCAATATAAAGATCAACACTCCGGTGAAGATCATAACATTAAATCCAAATGCCTTCCCGGTCGAGCCAGGTGAAGGGGCTGCCAATGTGGTGCCCGCCGAGGTATCCGTTAGCGCTCCTAAAGTAAAGGTGGTAAGTGTAAACCGGCAGACCGCCGATGTACCCCTGGCCGAAGCGGAGCGCGTGGTGAGTGGCGGCCGTGGCATGAAGGGGCCGGAGAACTGGGGCATACTGGAAGACCTTGCAGCGGCATTGAACGCCGCCCTTGCCTGCAGCCGTCCTGTGGCGGATGCGCACTGGCGCCCGCACAACGAGCATGTGGGACAAACAGGCGGCGCCATTGCTCCCAACCTGTACGTGGCCGTTGGTATTTCCGGCGCCATCCAGCACCTGGCTGGCGTGAACCGCAGCAAGGTGATCGTTGTGATCAATAAAGATCCGGAAGCGCCGTTCTTCAAAGCAGCAGACTACGGTATTGTGGGTGACCTGTTTGAAGTGGTACCCAAGCTGACAGAAGCGATAAAACAGTTTAAAAGCTGA
- a CDS encoding metallopeptidase TldD-related protein, with protein MIFKLWSGCAVLGLLCCARSLFGQDLLMTALSKELDREYRQLKAADERLYYMSYRVDDITTYNIRTSFGAVTGIDSSRYRVFSPSIRLGSYQMDNTHNAGFGQYPASIPAVDDEDIITLAVWKSTDNAYKNAVQAYEQVLTNKKVKVAEEDTAADFSAAPKVVYHDPPLQYASLRPDITTLTRNLVAYSGLLKSNPDLLTGIATVEFKIVRKYFVDTDGSAITENSTSTWQSVYGQTKASDGMELPLFRMYYAYEPGALPGKDSVLEDIKAMSVKLTELKTAPVADPFVGPAILSGRASGVFFHEIFGHRLEGKRMKSDFDGHTFKNRIGSAVLPTFLSIALDPTIKKLGATEVDGFYRYDDEGVPAQKVNVVENGILRSFLMTRTPINGSSGSNGHARTAPGGIPESRQSNLVVKASESKTAAELKDLLRNEAKKQGHEYGYYFEDVQGGFTSIGRTTPNAFNVMPIEVYKIFVDGRPNQVVRGVDLIGTPLSMFRRIIAADDRVETFNGMCGSASGWVPVSASSPAIFVDLIETQKKSKSNERLPVLPRPDQDKEAH; from the coding sequence ATGATCTTTAAGCTATGGTCCGGATGTGCTGTTTTGGGCCTGTTATGCTGTGCCCGGAGCCTGTTCGGCCAGGACCTGTTGATGACCGCCCTTTCCAAAGAGCTGGACCGGGAATACCGGCAGTTGAAAGCTGCAGATGAGCGGCTTTATTATATGAGCTACCGGGTGGATGATATTACTACGTATAATATCCGCACTTCCTTTGGTGCCGTCACCGGGATCGACTCTTCGCGCTACCGCGTTTTTTCGCCCTCCATCCGGCTGGGCAGCTACCAGATGGACAACACCCATAACGCGGGGTTCGGACAGTACCCGGCAAGTATTCCTGCGGTGGATGATGAAGACATTATCACACTTGCCGTGTGGAAAAGCACCGACAATGCCTATAAAAATGCGGTACAGGCCTATGAGCAGGTACTTACCAATAAAAAAGTAAAAGTGGCTGAAGAAGATACAGCTGCAGACTTTTCCGCTGCACCCAAAGTGGTGTACCACGACCCTCCGCTGCAATATGCTTCACTGCGACCGGATATCACCACGCTCACCCGTAACCTTGTTGCTTATTCAGGGCTTCTGAAATCAAACCCCGATCTGCTGACCGGCATCGCCACTGTGGAATTTAAGATCGTCCGGAAATATTTTGTGGATACCGATGGTTCGGCCATTACGGAGAACAGCACCAGCACCTGGCAATCGGTGTATGGCCAAACAAAGGCCTCCGACGGAATGGAACTGCCCTTGTTCAGGATGTATTATGCATATGAACCCGGCGCACTTCCCGGTAAGGACAGTGTATTGGAAGACATTAAAGCGATGAGTGTAAAACTGACCGAGCTGAAAACAGCTCCGGTTGCCGACCCTTTTGTAGGACCGGCCATATTATCCGGCAGGGCATCCGGCGTATTCTTCCATGAGATCTTTGGGCATCGCCTGGAGGGGAAACGGATGAAAAGCGATTTTGACGGGCATACTTTTAAAAACAGGATTGGCAGTGCAGTATTGCCCACCTTCCTCAGCATTGCGCTGGACCCTACCATAAAAAAACTCGGGGCTACAGAAGTCGATGGCTTTTACCGTTATGATGACGAGGGAGTACCCGCACAAAAAGTAAATGTAGTGGAGAACGGGATCCTCCGCAGTTTTTTAATGACACGAACACCTATCAACGGTTCCAGCGGATCCAATGGCCATGCCCGGACGGCGCCCGGCGGCATTCCGGAGAGCCGGCAAAGCAACCTGGTCGTAAAAGCATCTGAATCAAAAACAGCAGCGGAGTTAAAAGACCTGTTACGGAATGAGGCAAAAAAACAGGGGCACGAATACGGGTACTATTTTGAAGATGTACAGGGCGGTTTTACCAGTATCGGAAGAACAACACCCAATGCCTTTAATGTAATGCCCATTGAGGTGTATAAAATATTTGTTGATGGCCGTCCTAATCAGGTGGTGCGGGGCGTTGACCTGATCGGTACTCCCTTGTCCATGTTCCGCCGGATCATCGCTGCCGACGACCGGGTTGAAACCTTTAATGGCATGTGCGGTTCTGCGTCCGGATGGGTACCGGTTTCCGCTTCCTCCCCTGCCATTTTTGTCGATCTGATCGAAACACAGAAAAAAAGCAAATCGAACGAACGCCTGCCGGTGCTGCCCCGGCCCGACCAGGATAAAGAAGCGCATTAA
- a CDS encoding metallopeptidase TldD-related protein, whose amino-acid sequence MSKKFLLYIAFFAFAVAAQAQELRDNFYVKVLSDELNRNITRLRLPDLGKPFLISYKLRNTVTQTLRAERGQLVTPFVAPSQTKTAAVKLLVGDYHRNFDYLFSDGSFILLPDEDNYDEYRRLLWLETDRVYKMTAQQYNAATAALKRVTVDQKELDLDDLSRIKPLVKDFGALPVVSDKSIAQWAPLLKKISALFVAHPQLTASSCALAVNTAEEYLVSSEGTTVRKPVSQITLTISAAMPGDDGATIFETYTDYVTDINELPDYTTLASATEDMIKKIKERDKASKFEGSYLGPVLFEGESVANLIAGFFRYNLGVSRKSILYPDNSTTFYEDKLGQKLIASNLTLTALPHLKTYRGRQTTGAFDIDYEGVVPGDSLVLISNGVLKTLLNGRTPTQKFREPGGFAWGERSYSAGVLKLSADTTAPATDMKKELVKAAREEGLPYAYIVRGVNVSYGQAPYLYRIDTATLKEELLTGFKFTNLNMRSLRRFILASDQMHLWNQPAYSVLCPGGMIIGEVELEAENSVVKAKPILVSNPLLDKKPVTVNNKKKRKR is encoded by the coding sequence ATGTCAAAGAAATTCCTGTTATACATTGCTTTTTTTGCGTTTGCTGTTGCAGCACAGGCGCAGGAGCTTCGTGATAATTTTTATGTAAAAGTGCTTTCAGATGAGCTCAACCGTAATATCACGCGGCTGCGTCTTCCTGATCTGGGAAAACCATTCCTGATCAGTTATAAATTACGGAACACCGTTACCCAAACCCTGCGTGCGGAACGGGGACAGCTCGTCACACCATTTGTGGCACCTTCGCAAACCAAAACAGCTGCCGTAAAACTGCTGGTGGGCGATTATCACCGCAACTTTGATTACCTCTTCAGCGATGGCTCATTCATCCTGCTGCCCGATGAGGACAATTATGATGAATACCGGCGGCTGCTCTGGCTGGAGACCGACCGCGTCTATAAAATGACCGCCCAGCAATACAATGCGGCCACTGCCGCATTAAAACGGGTAACAGTCGATCAGAAAGAACTGGATCTTGATGACCTTTCGCGGATCAAACCCCTGGTGAAAGATTTTGGCGCACTCCCGGTAGTCTCCGATAAAAGCATAGCGCAATGGGCACCGCTGCTGAAAAAGATATCAGCGCTCTTTGTGGCGCATCCGCAGCTCACCGCTTCTTCCTGTGCCCTGGCCGTGAATACCGCCGAGGAATATCTTGTTTCCAGTGAAGGTACAACCGTACGGAAACCTGTCTCGCAAATAACCCTCACCATTTCCGCGGCAATGCCGGGAGACGACGGAGCAACTATCTTTGAAACCTATACCGACTATGTTACCGACATCAACGAACTTCCGGATTATACCACACTTGCGTCTGCAACAGAGGACATGATCAAAAAAATAAAAGAGCGGGATAAAGCTTCAAAATTTGAGGGCTCCTATCTCGGTCCTGTTTTATTTGAAGGCGAGTCGGTGGCCAATCTTATCGCTGGTTTCTTCCGGTATAATCTCGGGGTCAGCCGTAAATCGATCCTCTATCCTGATAACAGTACCACGTTTTATGAAGATAAGCTCGGGCAAAAACTAATCGCTTCCAACCTGACCCTAACAGCACTGCCACATCTTAAAACATACAGGGGCCGGCAGACCACCGGTGCTTTTGATATTGACTATGAGGGTGTGGTGCCGGGCGATTCCCTGGTGCTTATCAGCAACGGGGTACTAAAAACGCTGCTCAACGGCAGGACACCTACGCAGAAATTCCGGGAACCCGGTGGATTTGCATGGGGAGAACGGAGCTATAGCGCCGGAGTGCTCAAACTGTCGGCAGATACTACAGCACCTGCAACAGACATGAAGAAGGAGCTTGTAAAAGCAGCCAGGGAAGAAGGCCTCCCCTATGCCTATATTGTACGCGGGGTGAACGTAAGCTATGGGCAGGCACCTTATCTGTATCGTATTGATACCGCTACGCTCAAAGAAGAATTGCTTACCGGATTTAAATTTACCAATCTTAATATGCGCAGCCTGCGCCGGTTTATCCTGGCTTCTGATCAGATGCACCTGTGGAACCAACCGGCGTATTCGGTACTTTGTCCCGGCGGGATGATCATTGGCGAAGTGGAGCTGGAAGCGGAAAACAGCGTGGTCAAAGCCAAACCGATCCTTGTCAGCAATCCATTGCTCGACAAAAAACCTGTAACGGTGAACAATAAAAAGAAACGAAAAAGATAA
- a CDS encoding DUF3276 family protein: MENEHNDRKLESIYSKRLRAGKRRTYFFDVRSTKGNDYYLTITESRKRFDDNGYDRHKVFLYKEDFNKFLKALNEAIDYVKTELMPDFNFDAFNHEDYDEEGAPAYQHGGNSVASTQAPTPPAPESEPEAPASQPDATEEKQEEPPSSDQSSNTAASGDHEEVEKW, translated from the coding sequence GCAAAAGACTCCGTGCCGGAAAAAGAAGAACTTATTTTTTTGATGTAAGATCTACCAAAGGAAACGATTACTACCTGACGATTACTGAAAGCCGGAAACGCTTTGATGACAATGGTTATGACCGACACAAGGTGTTCCTTTACAAAGAGGATTTCAACAAATTCCTGAAAGCACTGAATGAAGCCATCGATTATGTAAAAACAGAACTGATGCCCGACTTTAATTTTGATGCGTTCAATCACGAAGATTATGATGAGGAGGGTGCTCCCGCATATCAACATGGGGGCAACTCGGTCGCAAGCACCCAGGCCCCAACACCTCCAGCGCCAGAATCTGAACCCGAAGCACCAGCATCCCAGCCGGATGCTACGGAAGAAAAACAGGAAGAGCCGCCTTCTTCAGATCAAAGCAGTAATACGGCTGCCTCCGGTGATCATGAAGAGGTTGAAAAATGGTAA